In Ciona intestinalis chromosome 11, KH, whole genome shotgun sequence, the DNA window GATACAGCCGGCAATGCATTCTgtgaacaaatacaatatccCGTAAAGGAGGCAACTTTCCCCTAAAGACTCCGCAGTTTTCCCTGCAGTATAGCATGGgataatgaatgtaataatACACAGAGCTGGATCTTCAAAACATCCAAAAAGTGGGTTTGCGTATTCTCCCATGTTCTACACAAGCCTATTGCACTGCTGTGTATGTAAAATGCGTGGTTAGAAAGTtcatttaacaattttgtggCCGTATTATACGTTTctgtggaaaaaataaaaaattatttaaaatggcaGTTGTTTAAAATCGTCCACAGCATTGTTGTTACCATTTTGTGTTCGCGTATCATCACGTGTAGGCTATTCGCACTCGTTGCTCTGTAAAGCTATAGTTTCAAGCACATAACTTCCTTGTAGCTATGTGTCGCTTATATTTTCAGAATAACAAGCAAATGCTTAACTTTTCGATACAAACCgtttcttctttttaaaacagcacATACTATCCTTTGAAGAGCTTTGAACCAATACGCAAAACTATAGGCAAGGGCGCAGCTGCGGGCGAATGCTAGTCTATAACGCGCTCATATTTATAGGCGGTGCGCGTTACAGAGCGAGTTCTATATACTGGTTtacctttataaataaactaaataagcAGCGGGCGaaaaacaaatgcaaaatGCGAGCTCTAGTGATGaatttgtaacttgtaaaataaTCCGCAAAAAATCCACTCCATGTGCGTTTAATTACTGTTTAGCTTTTATAAATTCACTAAATAGCCGCGTAGCCTACGGAAATCTAACTGAACCACTCAAAACGCCCAATAAGTTGTCTGTTATATCCAAACAGTTCCAACATTGTTATTGGTTGTGCAGTTAAGGATGTAGAAGCTTCGTGGTAGAACATATTTCTCACGCTTCGGAAACTGTTGACGCTTCCTCCCCTAACCATGCAGCTGCACGAATTATGAGAATAAGGAATTTCTGGTTTTTGTAAACTATTGTTTGTGCGCTAATGCCGAATACTGTTTGGTGGAATCcgttttagcacataatatcacatGTTTCCTGGTAGTGCTTTTAGCAATAAACATCGCCCTTTTAAAGTTGTGAATACAAGGTTATATACTTCTGTCAATAttcctttgtttaccaccaaatggtaGGCTACGAtataaagaatgaaaacatggaccatcttgccccaatcttctgtatataaatatattgtattatgaCACCTGTATAAAattgtttagtttatttaaatgttaatatagAACACTTTACATTATTTTGTGTCGGTTTTGTACACGGATTTTGAAGTATAGGGCTTATGTTGTTTTTCCGAGAAACAGCGATGTTAACTTTTCACAATAATCACACAAACTGCTGCGTAGGCTTTTTGATTCTGCGTATTTTTCACAACTGCAGCCATTTTAatacctattttttttaataaacctcACTGTGAAACGTTTCAACAAGTCTAAATAATATGCTGTCCTATATACCTTCTACGGGCCGGATTTTAACCGGTTATTGAAGTTGTTCAATTATATTGAAAttcttgtattattttatagtaggcgggggtaagatgggacacctttttattattatattttctgtttcaatttggtactaaaaaaaaacatttaaagaattataaaactgtaacctcacgactcccatataccgttgttaattgtttaaaacaaagtccggatatttggatattatgtgctacaagtgtcccgtctttccctatCCTTCCACCATACTTCTGCCTGTCTCAGTAAGAGTCCGTGCTATGACTGCATTAGACGAAGCGGTAATAGATATGCGATATTAAATATACCATCTACATTGTAATGTTGAAGACcctccgccacgcgaggataaaccaGTCACACTTATTTAACCGCCAGAAATTCTAACCAagattggaaaaaaatgtcattacATTTTAATGGATTGAACCAGAGTCCGTAGTATTTGAATATTTCCACTTATTTTTAGGTAGTTATGAATAATCACTATTTGCTACTTTAAATGTTAGAACAGCTGGCATTGTTTggatattactttttttttcaaaagtgcTACCAACATATTTTTCGTCCCCGCTGTTCGAATCACACCATAAATGACGTTGCAAGGTATTTAATTAGGTTAATCCCCCTTCTTCCATTTCTCATTTCTCAGTAACGCCTCCCGGTGAAACGTATGTGGTTTCTCAGATACGCCGGGTGTTGCCCACGCCTAAGTTAGTCATTCTTTATAAAATAGCTTCGTTTATAAGCTGACAGGCGTACTGTATTCGTTTTACGTGTGTAGGGATTTTTTGAAAGTATAAAATACCATTTTGTGTTACTCGTATGTAATCGTAATTTTCCTGCGCGTTTTGCGACGTTAaagatttgtttttactaTAGTTGGGAAAATATAGAGATTGGAAGCCGGTGTAAGCGTCACCAAACCTTAATTTATCAAAATGTTGCGCTGGTTACGAGGAGAAGAAAAGGAAAAGGAACCAGAAGTTTTTGAAAGTGTCGCAAATGGTTTGAAGAAATTATACAAGAACAGACTTCGACCTTTAGAAGACGCTTACAAGTTTCATGATTTTCATTCGCCAGCACTCGATGATGCTGATTTCGACTCAAAACCGATGGTGCTTCTAGTTGGGCAATATTCGACAGGGAAAACCACTTTCATTCGCTACTTGCTGGAGAAAGACTTTCCAGGCATGCGGATTGGGCCGGAGCCTACCACCGACTGTTTTATCGCCATCATGCACGGGGACGTCGATAAAGCCACTGGCACCATCAACGAGGGGGTAATACCTGGTAACGCTCTTGTGATCGACAAGTCGAAGCCGTTCCGAGCTCTGTCATCGTTCGGGAATAACTTCCTGTCAAGATTGCAGTGTTCACAGATGAAAAACGAAGTTCTTCAAAGCATCAGCATCATTGATACCCCTGGTATCCTCTCTGGAGAAAAACAGAGAGTCAACAGAGGTTACGACTTTTCAAAGGTATGGAATACTCTTGCATGTGCTATTGTAAAATCCTCTTTCCAGGTTAAGTTTCAAAACTAACCAAGAAAAAGCATTTCTTGTATGacaaatcaaatatatatatttgggcctattttttttctgttcaGTATAGTGCTTACACAGCAACCAATttgaaattgatttaaaaccaTGTATAATACTAGCTAAAGGAGCATAACCTCAATATATCCATGTTGCATTAAATTCTTAAGTTTTACAGTCTTTATTTCTGCaactgttattaaaatatttttaacacactAGTTTATGAACgaaagttacttttataaatgtttttttgttgcaacTCCAGGTCTTAACATGGATGGCTGAAAGAGTGGATCGAATTATTCTTCTCTTTGATGCTCATAAACTGGATATTTCCGATGAGTTTCATGAAGCACTTAATGCAGTAAAGATGTATGATTCTAAAATCCGTGTTGTGCTAAACAAGTGTGATCAAGTAAACACTCAACAGCTCATGAGGGTATATGGGGCACTTATGTGGTCGCTAGGAAAGgtaaagaatattttgatttatttcacAGTTGCGGTTTTGTACCTGATGTAGGGTTTTGACTTTTGGTAATCGAATTAGTATTGACACTGGCTGAATGGTATGCAGTTCAGACTGGAAGTATTTGCATCAGGAATGGAACAAAACTTGCAACTTAACTTATTGTAGAAATctataaaacaactgttttcaTGGTCTGTTTGTAAAGTGCatttcataaattaaaaattacaccAAAAACTAGTTAACATTCtgaattaaataatatatatatagttttttgggagtgtttttaaaagtatatctTAGTAAACAGGTAAATGCCTCTTAGAAATTgtgatattattatttttttctgtgttaaaaGTATGTCAGTATGACACATTCCTACAGCATTTTTTTCTGCAATGTTTTTATGACAAACAGATGCCTTTAGGGTGACAACATTGTTTCACTACGAGTTGTAAATTAGTTTTTGTTGTCACCTCGAACTATTGTCTTACTGTGTTACATACTATACATGTGATGTATCCTACTTCAACACTTTGTATGCAAAGCATTCTAACAAATGTTTAAGTaggttgtgtttgtttataccAAGTAATTAGTAAAACAGCggttcttaaactttaacTATACTCTGTTAAGATTAGGTAATACATTATGTTTCAACATCCTGGTTTCAAGccaaaaacagcttttacactgctgttaggtgtctatacaataTCCAAACAGGCAGAgtcaaaatatattgcattcgcCATGAAGTTTCCTATGTTGGGAAAATATATGTGTTatgtttaactgtatttttacattgtCATTATGTCACcccaaattttgttaaaaacttagaAAAGTGACATTTATCCTTACTACATAATCTACATTGATACATCTTATAGGTAATCAGCACACCAGAGGTAGTTCGCGTTTACATCGGATCTTTCTGGGACCAACCACTTCGTTACGATGAAAACAGAATTCTGTTTGAGGCCGAACGTAACGATTTGTTTGAAGATATTCAAAGCCTGCCACGGAATGCTGCACTTCGGAAACTCAATGATTTAATCAAGCGTGCCAGACTTGCCAAGGTAtaattgttgtatttataactttaagcATATATTTAGGGTTGTTGTgtctgtttaaagttttttgttttaagcaaaatGTTTGCTGTTATGACCAACAAACATTTGTTTGGGTAATTAAACAAACCAGCGTGACGACGACAGTCTCTCTTATATAAACATCTGTAATATGTAttattgttgtaaatattattatttagttgCAAATAATAGGgtattaattatattatacatgAAATTGTATCTGGGTTATTACAATTAAGCAATAGCTATTAAAACTGTagtgttttatacaatgtcAGGTTCAATTAGTTCAGTAAGGACAACCTTTGGTGTGTAACTGATAACTTATTATGACTACGTACATTTGCTTTGGATATTGAGATAACATTGCTGGTAACGACTATTTCTCTTAACTGTGTGCATGTTGGTGTTCGTGGTATAGTTGTAGACTTAATACGTACATGACGTAATTAATTCTTGCCTGTTGCCTAACTTTAAGCAGGAACATATGGCGTTCTTCCTGGTTAAATAATAATGACACTGCATAGGAATGAAGCCTTTTGGTTTGTTGGTTGCGTATTTACATACTCAGGTTACTTGCTTTACAAAACAGCTGTACATTTGAACTAAATTTGTTTTCGAAACTTAAGTGTAGGCCATGTTGGGTCAATTTGAGGCCTAATCATCATGTTTATGACAATGTCAGGTTACATATTTTTCAACTGGCATAAAAAAACTCATCCTAtataaaaaacgtagtgtattaaTACGCTGTGTACAACATGTTGTGTCAATTTTGTCTTATTAACCACATTATTGTCTAGTCACATATTTCTATGTACATTGGTAGCAGGATAATAATTTGATTTACTATTAGTAATATATTACATTGTACTAACGTGTAGGCACTAGATATAAGCTATGAGAAATAGGTTTATACCACAGACACTACCTTACCCACACATGGTCTATAActctatatatattcaatatcACACTGTACCGGTATAAtgaaattaattgtttttcaaaTCCCTGGAGTTGTTTCACTCAACTTACTTTGAAAGGTCAATGCCTACATTGTGAGTTATCTGCACGACAATATGCCATCAATGTTTGGAAAGGAGAAAGCAAAGAATAAGTTGATCAACGACCTGGATAAGATATATGTCGAACTATCCAACAAATACAACACATCGCTTGGTAAGATTAAGTGTATTACGCAATATATGcgttttttcattatttagaTAATTTACCCCcgaatatataaatgtatgacacagtttaaatttattctggTATTCTGcaaccaggcataatgtaaattatCTTTTAGTGGCTCATCTCGTATAAAACATGGAAATCATTCCATGATAAAGTCTTGCCAGATGGGGAGACCAATTCAAAATCTGACGAGGTGTGGTAGCCCCCTGGGTGTTGGGCCaattctggtctaaattcTAGGACCCATGGTGTTGCACGCTgggggacctcacccacagaATACAATAATATCACTGTATGTAAATCTATTGCATTGCAGGTGATTTCCCTAAAGTGGAAGAGATGAGAAAACAATTAAAGATGGCTGACTTCACAAAATTCCGTGGTTTAAGTGAATCCATGATCAAAAAGGTAACAAGTTATTGCTTATTCTTGCTAGACCTATATAATTATAACTGCCGTTGTGATGGCTGTTCTTGTggtgtatttaatttaagttatttctctttttaggttttaaatgtttatgtaaTATAAGCTTCCAATGTATTAATTGTATGTTTGGTAGCTAGAAgatagtgtttttttatttattatcaaatttgtttatttaggaAATAGAAAAAGAGCAGGAAACAATGTTAAACtgacatttaaaacacaacataataaACGTTATACTTGCATTGTTACAAATGCAACTGCTATACAGAACAGTAAACACACATACAGCTCATATTAAACAActgtacaatatatttaatgcaaaaaatcttagattttataaaaagaaaatattgcaGTTAgctaaaaaattgtttttgttgaaaaagtgtttttatataacGCATCAACATAATTTTACATAATCTTAACACACACTGTATGGGTAGCAGAAGAACAAAAATTACTCTGTCATAGAGTCTTACAACAGCTTGGATTAGATCAGGGCTTTAAATAACCATTACCATATCTGGTGGCCAATGAAGCCGGTAGGAATGCCATTGTAGTGTGATGATGATGTGTCTTGTGTGTGGCAGATGCTTCTTTAGTTGCATTTACTTGTACACAAttaatgaattaaatttaCTTGCACAAAATTAGTAATGcaaaagattttaaacaaaatgaaaaaggtgattgttttaatatattctatagacacctaacagtcAGGAAAGTCTGTTTTGCATTTACCAGTGCGATGCTAAAACAGATTCTCACCCATTTTACCCCTAAGATTACAGCAATTTCCTGTACTAATATGAATTCATGCGTTTTACCTATACATTGTAGTGAAGTCTGACAGTGGTTTACCATTTACATTGTTAAGTATGATGACATGACCATGTGATCTGCTTAAAGCAAATACAACATGTATTGTTTGCATAGTCAACATTAAAGCCAGGTGACCTAGAACGCATGTGGTAGTAACATGCTAGAAGTGTGGGGTATTAATACTTAAGTGTGATAATTTATTATAGATAATAGCTGTTTGGTTTGGAATAAAACCTCGTTTTAAAGTTGGTGAAGTTTCATGATGGCTGAATAACCGCAATTGACACAAAGTTTCCAAAATATACTTAAAGCCCAGTACAGTCACTAGTGTGAAAACATTCACTAAACACTTTgctaaacaaacaacacaaacatgTTATTTACACTTTACTGCCAAATATTTAAGCCTGCTTTCAACTCTAAGttgtaaataataatgtaaacTGCTGTATGGCTTTTAACATGCTGTATAAGTGTGTGGGCTATTAAATAGTATTTCATGGTATCATCGAAGATATAAAACTGGTTTACAATTCATATCTACACTAACAAGTAAGACCACACTCTGTGATACTATGATATAATGCCTCATGTCATGATACACAGGTTGATGAGATGTTATCACGTGACATCGCTGatctcatgactctcatacaAAGAGAGGAGGCAAAAATGACGGAAAAAATAAGGCAAGACGGCCCTGCAGTTAAAGGTTAGCCAGCTTTACTATGTAGTGTGTCTAAGTTCATAAACATGCTATGTTGTATGTTCATATTTGAGGATTGTTCTAGACCCACTTTAAATTtcctattaaataaaatgttttgtttttacaattttttaatgttttgttttataagaaaaattaaatcatttttttttgtttttgacatGAAATTTGCTGTAGACCttgtaataaaatagttttaaaagcatgtcttttataaaaatcaattatATGTTTACCTTCCATATTCTGTCCTTGTGTGTAGCAGTCACATAATTGTTACACCTTCCAGGTGGAGCCTTCTCTACTGGGGCCGATAATCCGTTCAACAACAAATGGGGTGAAGGGGTGAATGCTGGCAGTGATTATGACACAGAATGGATTGTTGCGAAAAAGAAACCCGAGTATGACGAAGTCTTTATGAAACTTTCACCTTGTAATGGGAAAGTTAAGGGAAGCGAGGCAAAGAAGGTAAAAAAACTTGTGTTGAAATTTTTTGGTTAGAAATTTTCACCAAGCTTTTATATAAAGCCCTGAATTTTTGCACAGAACACTATTACTTCTATTCCTAATACTGTGTCTTGctaaaaacagcatttttatAGAAAGGTGAAGtctatatacataatacaagCACATTTTGAGCAGTTCTGTCTATATACAAGTTGTCAAGTTTTAATATTGCGTAacgttgtatttttaaaattgcgTTTACCATTGTGTTTACatagttaaacaaattttaatatcccgttgtaattttattattgcgTTTAACATTTGCGGTTGTATGCCCTTTAAATCATCTTTTAATGAGTAGGAGATGTTGAAATCACGACTTCCCCACACCGCTCTCGCCAAGATCTGGAGGTTAGCTGACTATGATAAGGATGGTCAACTCACTGAGGAGGAATTTGCTCTCGCGATGCATCTTATCAATGTCCGATTGGAAGGAAATGAAGTCCCAGATGAACTTCCCGACCATCTGATTCCTCCATCACAGAGAAGTAAGTGAATTTGAAAtgatttgaaaattttaatcattttattttatggttcTATTTTGCgataaggtttttaaaaatctgttttttttaattcactCGCCTTTGagataaattttttaatatttttatttgtgtttaaattttttttgtgattttttgaATACCGGTTATTTGGATCTCACTTGCCGTGGAGATATTTGCTGGTATTGCAATGTACCAGAATATAATAATGACAccttattttaattaagttactTACTTTCTGAATGTTGCCATACTTCAAAGAAAgcacattatttttaattgcatCAGGTTAtgaataaagttatattttgtatttattttaatctttttcagagcaaaatgattttaatgaTGCAGCGTACTAAACATCAAAACTTCTAATACCACATTACACAGGTGTGTATGGtctgtatttattattatacaatcAGCTTTTACAGTATTTTTCCTATGAACATTTTTAGTCCgaatttttgtgtaaaaatacattttgaaCAACTTCttgataaaagtttttaatatttgttttaaaaaaaacgaaatttgcatttttgaaataagatttaataaataatttataaaacagggTAAAACACTTTAGTTTGTCTaggtattttgaatttttgggATATATAAAAACGATTTTGAAACATATACAATATgattataatttatacctgCACGGCTGCACCATTACATTAATTTTTGGAACGTTTTTATGTTAGATgccaacttttaatttttaaacgtttttgtGTAAACATAACTTGCTTGTCTCCTCTTGGGTCAGTTATGATGAGATAAAGCCAGGTTCATCGTATGAGTAGTTAACAGTTTAGGCAGGAACCGAGATATACCAGATGTTTGTAAAACTGTCAGATATAGATTCAacctttatttatattgtttgtgCTTTATTTCCGTTTGTGACGTAAGTATTGTTATTGTTACAGATAATAGTGGATTCGAATCAAGTGAAAAGTTTTCTCACGCGTCTCTTTTATCTTTCTTGTAAATCTAAGTTTTTATCCTCGGACTCGCAAGTTTAAACgttgcaacaaaaatatttcaattcgAACGCGAATCAAATCGGCAGCGCCGGATTGCGCAATACCCCATGACCATATTTGGCCGAAAAGGATCTTACCCACTTGCATggttttcattcatttttttactgaCCTTCGCGAGTCGAAAGTCTGGTCTATGTTGTATTGAAAAGCAACGCTTATAGATTAATTAACGCCAACCGAAAATTTGCATTCTTCATTTACTTAAAACGTCTAAAGTAAATGATATGTTATGCGTTACCGTAGACCCAAGCCCCCCTATATCTCATAACATACCCAAACCAAAATAGCCAACActttaagattttattttcGCTTCTGCAATTGTTATCACATTTCAATCCCAAACCAACCTAACATTTTTAGAGTGTTATACCTTTGATGTGTTTAATGCTGTACAATAACAGTTAATGATATGGTGTGTTAGTTTACTTCGTACCTACAAACACCATTGCGTATTTTACCAAGAATACGTACAAGTGCAATTCAATCCATTACGCTGGTcatgaataaaaacaacttttatttgttgttggttcagttaatgttttggtttattacatttaattatCCGGTGTtacgttttattaaaatctgaCGAATTTTCGATAGAAATTTCAGATTTTcgtaaacattttattttttttcgcaTAATCCTTTTTTCCTAGTATAGTCCggaatattattttagttgtCATGccttattaatatatttaaagtgcCGAAACCGCCAGGTGATtaatatattgtgtattttagCAACCTGGATTGACTTTCATATGTTTTAATCCCAAACCCCAGAAACAGCAGCGTTTACTtttcaaacacaaatattCCGTCAACTAATGCTTAACTTATTtgggtgttttaaaacaacttattatTCCGAAAGTGTTCTTGCTTATCTGATTTGTAAATAGCTTAAACTGAGATGTTTTATGTTGAATGCTGAATGAGTCACTTATGCTACTAAATACACTTGCAGTACTAAATATACGGCTGGTTATTTGGGTCCAAATTTTCCAATTCCTTGATAGTGTTTacaagtatttttaaacttgtaaaacCTGCTTTTGGGTTACCAAACTTAAATGTCCTGTCGCTTCGCGGTGGATTATAACACGGTGTCTTGCTGCACACCATGCATGCATGCTGGTATAAACTGTTGCACTTGGTTTTCGAACCTAAATGAACCAATTAAATACCAACCATGGTATAAAACGCACTGCGACAAGCGGACTAGTGCAGAATTTCTAGAAggttatatacatttaaacactTTTGTTAGCGAAAATTTTCTCGGCTctctaaattttttaaataatgcttGGGTTACTGTGCAAACATTCTACAAAAAGgaagtattttgtttcatttataaaGAACAAGTGGCAAGCACAAATGATATATCGTAGCGTGTAAGAATAAATTACATGTGTTCCATAACTCGATAGGTGGCAGTACAAAGCTGTCGCATTGAACGCGGGATTTCTCGAACTAATAgggtctatatatatatttaccctACTAAACTGCAttcattgtaaaataatttttaataaatctgtATACAAGGGGCCTATATATGTAGttcatttttcttaaaaaactcaaattgtatatagtagggtgggggaagatgggacacatttttattttatcgttctatttattagtaaacaaaaagcatttgaagaattataaaatcgcacCACCCCGACTCACATacaccgttattaattgttcaaaacacgatctggatagTTAggtgttatgtgctaaatatgtcccatctttccctaccctactatatgttgtaaACGTAAAGACTGAAACTTCCGTTGAAATGGCGTCTCGGCTATCATTATCACAGTTAAGCTTATAGTTATTGTTCCGTTGGGTACCAGTGACCAGATTCGTCGCCCACCGAGCAAAAGTATTTTCTCCAGTTAAGTTGCTGACGTCATTCGAAATAGTCATCTTCAATTCCGTCAACAGCTACATTCGCTAGCAGTAGATTTGCTACTATGACGTCTTGGCAACCAACTTCCATAAACTCTTCTAACGTCACAATGCCTGTggacatagaaatattatagtagggtaagatgagataacGTTAGAACCTAAATCTCATttttcctgatcatgttttaagaattaacaacgtAGTTTAGAGTCGCGGGAATAAACGGTTATAAAGTTCTGTACattttccttgtttactaccaaatgggtcgagaaaaa includes these proteins:
- the LOC100176986 gene encoding EH domain-containing protein 3, with amino-acid sequence MLRWLRGEEKEKEPEVFESVANGLKKLYKNRLRPLEDAYKFHDFHSPALDDADFDSKPMVLLVGQYSTGKTTFIRYLLEKDFPGMRIGPEPTTDCFIAIMHGDVDKATGTINEGVIPGNALVIDKSKPFRALSSFGNNFLSRLQCSQMKNEVLQSISIIDTPGILSGEKQRVNRGYDFSKVLTWMAERVDRIILLFDAHKLDISDEFHEALNAVKMYDSKIRVVLNKCDQVNTQQLMRVYGALMWSLGKVISTPEVVRVYIGSFWDQPLRYDENRILFEAERNDLFEDIQSLPRNAALRKLNDLIKRARLAKVNAYIVSYLHDNMPSMFGKEKAKNKLINDLDKIYVELSNKYNTSLGDFPKVEEMRKQLKMADFTKFRGLSESMIKKVDEMLSRDIADLMTLIQREEAKMTEKIRQDGPAVKGGAFSTGADNPFNNKWGEGVNAGSDYDTEWIVAKKKPEYDEVFMKLSPCNGKVKGSEAKKEMLKSRLPHTALAKIWRLADYDKDGQLTEEEFALAMHLINVRLEGNEVPDELPDHLIPPSQRKQNDFNDAAY